In bacterium, a single window of DNA contains:
- the cofC gene encoding 2-phospho-L-lactate guanylyltransferase has product MTVSAIIPQARLRAAKTRLAPALSPRARAALSLALLRHVCVAVRAVPAVEGLTIVSPDRAVRGWGEVGGWTVAPDWGSDLNTALRGTMGSPACQGRDLLIVVADLPWLRAADVASLLAASRPGRVVLAPSKDGMGTSALVVPAGHAFAPAFGPASRAAHHREAGARGLDVVEVFRPGIAFDLDTPDDLAALEAAQRFDALVWDGAGRPVSYSQG; this is encoded by the coding sequence TCTCCGCGATCATTCCACAGGCACGGCTCCGCGCGGCCAAGACCCGACTGGCGCCGGCGCTGTCTCCTCGCGCGCGCGCGGCGCTGTCGCTTGCGTTGCTGCGCCACGTGTGTGTCGCGGTCCGCGCGGTGCCGGCCGTGGAGGGCCTGACGATCGTGAGTCCCGATCGCGCGGTCCGGGGGTGGGGCGAGGTGGGGGGGTGGACTGTGGCGCCCGATTGGGGCTCGGACCTGAACACCGCGCTCCGCGGCACGATGGGCTCGCCCGCGTGCCAGGGCCGAGACCTGCTGATCGTGGTCGCCGATCTTCCCTGGCTCCGCGCGGCGGACGTGGCGTCGCTGCTCGCGGCATCGCGTCCCGGGCGTGTGGTGTTGGCGCCGTCGAAAGACGGGATGGGCACCAGCGCACTCGTGGTGCCTGCCGGGCACGCGTTTGCGCCGGCGTTCGGTCCGGCGAGCCGCGCCGCGCATCACCGCGAGGCGGGGGCGCGCGGGCTCGATGTGGTCGAGGTGTTCCGTCCCGGGATCGCCTTCGATCTCGACACGCCCGACGATCTCGCGGCACTCGAGGCCGCGCAGCGGTTCGACGCACTCGTGTGGGACGGGGCGGGGAGGCCGGTGTCCTACAGCCAGGGGTAA
- a CDS encoding glutamate cyclase domain-containing protein has translation MAPTREQMTMGEGMDALVNVEVSGRGVVAAMHAAARRAQDGPLCLTAAARLLAEVHRRDIVMLATGLPIPPWFRGEQDGPVGTATLARALVLATGACPVVVTDPANVDLCAAAIGGAGLHVGTVEDARRLPTTAAVLGFPLDWDEAEARAVELMDALRPTALVAVERPGANEHGHYHSASGKRLTDHCAKIDPLFRVAREREVVTVGIGDGGNELGGAKIRETVLRVVPHADRCACACEGTIVPVVDTDVLVTAAISNWGAYGIEAALAMLAGRRELMHSRELDARVYDRCVRAGANDADSGLLDPGADGIPGPLHGHIVDLLGCMVQNGLDFGKMYRDPRYPWL, from the coding sequence ATGGCACCGACGCGCGAACAGATGACCATGGGCGAAGGCATGGATGCGCTCGTCAACGTCGAGGTCAGCGGACGCGGCGTTGTCGCCGCCATGCACGCGGCCGCGCGGCGGGCACAGGACGGCCCCCTATGCCTCACCGCGGCGGCCCGGCTGTTGGCGGAGGTGCACCGCCGGGACATCGTCATGCTCGCAACGGGGCTCCCGATCCCACCCTGGTTCCGGGGCGAACAGGACGGACCGGTGGGGACGGCGACGCTCGCACGGGCGTTGGTACTAGCCACCGGGGCCTGCCCGGTGGTCGTCACCGACCCCGCCAACGTCGATCTGTGCGCCGCCGCCATCGGCGGTGCCGGTCTCCACGTGGGGACGGTCGAAGACGCCCGCAGGCTGCCGACCACGGCCGCGGTCCTTGGATTTCCCCTGGACTGGGACGAGGCGGAGGCGCGCGCGGTGGAGCTCATGGACGCGCTTCGCCCGACGGCGCTCGTCGCCGTGGAGCGCCCGGGGGCGAACGAACACGGGCACTACCACTCCGCGAGCGGCAAGCGCCTGACCGATCACTGCGCGAAGATCGACCCTTTGTTTCGTGTGGCGCGGGAACGAGAGGTCGTGACGGTTGGGATCGGCGACGGCGGCAACGAGTTGGGCGGCGCGAAAATCCGGGAGACGGTTCTGCGCGTCGTCCCGCACGCCGACCGCTGCGCCTGCGCGTGCGAGGGCACCATTGTCCCCGTGGTGGACACGGACGTCCTCGTCACCGCCGCGATCTCCAACTGGGGCGCCTACGGAATCGAGGCTGCGCTCGCCATGCTCGCGGGCCGGCGCGAGCTCATGCACAGTCGCGAGCTGGACGCCCGCGTGTACGATCGATGTGTGCGGGCCGGCGCAAACGACGCCGACTCGGGGCTGCTTGATCCGGGCGCCGACGGCATCCCCGGACCGCTGCACGGCCATATCGTGGATCTGCTCGGCTGCATGGTGCAAAACGGCCTGGACTTCGGGAAGATGTATCGGGACCCGCGTTACCCCTGGCTGTAG
- a CDS encoding sensor domain-containing diguanylate cyclase, with amino-acid sequence MTPPSDRRETATALRFLATLVRGLTAVLDIRQLVDRTLKALRDIGFHSSTIALIGERRPDILTIVGGAGLGSAFRGQNIPRPRGFSWKTVMAKSPVYVADTHRNGARCRACEHIRSAIHVPLIADGEAIGSMAAHADTVNAFSPNDLALLSVVAQYVANVLAIARLQHRLRSLAETDPLTELANRRHFLAELDRELARARRTAAPLTVALLDLDGFKSLNDTHGHLAGDVALIQVGQTLRGQLRSSDVLARFGGDEFALLLPATGPEAPSVLQRLEPIAITVEPDGLPRYLTVSWGAASSPPDGRDPETLLRAADLRLYGMKRARKRLPLGSDKP; translated from the coding sequence GTGACGCCGCCAAGCGACCGGCGTGAAACCGCAACTGCACTCAGATTCCTGGCGACACTGGTACGAGGGCTCACCGCGGTTCTGGATATCCGTCAACTCGTCGACCGGACGCTCAAGGCGCTGCGCGACATCGGTTTTCATTCTTCCACGATCGCGCTCATCGGAGAACGGCGTCCCGACATCTTAACCATCGTGGGCGGCGCAGGGCTAGGCAGCGCGTTTCGCGGACAGAACATTCCCCGTCCGCGAGGATTCAGCTGGAAGACCGTCATGGCGAAGAGTCCGGTGTACGTCGCCGACACCCATCGGAACGGGGCACGGTGCAGAGCCTGCGAGCACATCCGGTCGGCGATCCACGTCCCGTTGATCGCCGACGGAGAAGCGATCGGGTCGATGGCCGCTCATGCCGACACCGTCAATGCGTTCTCGCCGAACGATCTCGCCCTGCTGAGCGTCGTCGCGCAGTATGTGGCGAACGTGCTCGCGATCGCGCGACTGCAGCACCGGCTCCGAAGCCTGGCGGAAACCGATCCGCTCACCGAGTTGGCGAACCGCCGCCACTTTCTCGCGGAACTGGACCGGGAACTCGCCCGCGCCCGCAGAACCGCGGCACCCCTCACGGTCGCGCTGCTGGACCTAGACGGGTTCAAATCGCTGAACGACACTCACGGCCATCTGGCGGGGGACGTGGCGTTGATACAGGTGGGACAAACCCTGCGGGGTCAACTGCGGTCGTCCGATGTGCTGGCGCGGTTCGGCGGCGACGAGTTCGCGTTGTTGCTCCCGGCGACCGGACCCGAGGCGCCCTCGGTGCTCCAGCGCCTCGAGCCGATCGCCATCACGGTCGAACCGGACGGCCTGCCCCGTTACCTCACCGTCTCGTGGGGTGCAGCATCGAGCCCACCGGATGGGCGCGACCCAGAGACCCTCCTGCGGGCGGCGGACCTCAGGCTGTACGGGATGAAGCGAGCGCGCAAACGGCTCCCTCTCGGCTCCGACAAGCCCTAG